One region of Bacillota bacterium genomic DNA includes:
- a CDS encoding helix-turn-helix domain-containing protein, whose product MKKKKKRDFYTVRGYELKDQEEKTLTPAMEDYLEMIYRGILERDHVRINALAERLNVKPSSASRMVQKLADMGFLKYEKYGIIFLTEQGSRIGEFLLQRHRIIEEFMAVLSDEDSLLKETEMIEHHVSPATLQNMHMLNLFLRMNPDVIRRFNSFKQSHELAWKKNE is encoded by the coding sequence ATGAAGAAGAAAAAAAAGCGGGATTTTTATACCGTGCGAGGCTACGAACTTAAAGATCAGGAGGAGAAAACTTTGACCCCGGCGATGGAAGATTATCTGGAAATGATCTATCGTGGTATCCTCGAGCGGGATCATGTACGGATCAATGCTCTTGCAGAAAGATTGAATGTGAAACCGTCGTCGGCTTCCAGGATGGTGCAAAAACTTGCGGACATGGGTTTTTTAAAATATGAAAAATACGGTATTATTTTTCTGACCGAACAGGGAAGCAGGATCGGAGAATTCTTGTTGCAGCGCCATCGCATCATCGAAGAGTTCATGGCGGTGTTGAGCGATGAGGATAGTCTGTTGAAAGAGACGGAGATGATCGAACACCATGTGAGCCCGGCCACGTTGCAGAATATGCATATGTTGAATCTTTTTCTGAGAATGAACCCCGATGTAATCCGCCGTTTTAACAGCTTCAAACAGAGTCATGAACTTGCATGGAAAAAGAATGAATAA
- a CDS encoding DUF362 domain-containing protein, protein MDKYLVSIVRYEKPYESVREVVSSCKGLDHMPANARVFIKPNIVFWTKACAFPKWGVITTSRIIEDVVVLLKEHGIDHITIGEGIVVDRKDTETPEHAFNTLGYENLRRKYGVKYINVMTRPFTSVDLGDGINLKFNEDIINSDFVVSVPVLKSHNQTVVSLGIKNLKGTIDISSRKKCHSADPQKDLHFHVSRLADRMPPMLTVIDGIYSLERGPSFDGRMRRSNLLVASPDPLSADLVGARLLGHEPGKVPYLALAARNRGRATDLSDIDVVGESVEEVSSYHPHDFEYVKNEEGEMPAALARQGISGLFYRKFDLTMCTYCSAYNGLVLNAIRYAWKGEPWKKIEVLTGKSMEPSEGMGATILLGQCMYNAHKDNPKINRMIAVKGCPPAAEDVLAALHEAGIDADPFLFEQIDTLPGLFMARYDDKPEFDESFFRVEE, encoded by the coding sequence ATGGACAAGTATCTGGTTTCGATCGTGCGTTATGAAAAGCCTTATGAATCGGTACGTGAAGTGGTTTCAAGCTGCAAGGGCCTTGATCACATGCCTGCCAATGCCCGCGTTTTTATCAAGCCCAATATCGTGTTCTGGACGAAAGCCTGCGCCTTCCCCAAGTGGGGGGTCATCACCACCTCACGGATCATCGAGGATGTGGTCGTTCTTCTGAAGGAACATGGAATAGATCATATAACCATCGGCGAGGGGATCGTCGTTGATCGCAAGGATACGGAGACCCCCGAGCATGCATTCAACACTCTTGGGTACGAGAACCTCCGCCGGAAATACGGTGTAAAATATATCAATGTCATGACCCGCCCTTTCACATCGGTTGATCTGGGAGATGGCATCAACCTGAAATTCAACGAGGATATCATCAATAGCGATTTCGTGGTCAGTGTCCCGGTGTTGAAGTCCCACAACCAGACCGTGGTCAGCCTGGGGATCAAGAACCTGAAAGGAACCATCGATATCTCTTCCCGGAAAAAATGCCACAGCGCCGATCCGCAAAAAGATCTTCACTTCCATGTTTCCCGGTTGGCCGATCGGATGCCGCCCATGCTCACCGTGATCGACGGGATCTATTCGCTGGAAAGGGGGCCTTCCTTTGACGGTAGGATGAGGCGGAGCAATCTTCTGGTAGCTTCCCCCGATCCTCTTTCCGCCGATCTGGTGGGAGCCAGGCTGCTGGGCCATGAACCGGGGAAGGTTCCATATCTGGCACTGGCAGCACGGAACAGAGGAAGAGCCACTGATCTATCAGATATCGATGTGGTGGGGGAAAGTGTGGAGGAAGTTTCCTCGTATCATCCCCACGATTTTGAGTATGTCAAGAATGAAGAGGGGGAGATGCCTGCTGCCCTGGCGCGTCAGGGGATCTCGGGTCTTTTTTATCGCAAGTTCGATCTGACCATGTGCACTTACTGTTCTGCCTACAACGGGCTGGTTCTCAATGCTATCCGCTATGCATGGAAGGGGGAACCCTGGAAGAAGATCGAAGTTTTGACCGGTAAATCCATGGAGCCGTCCGAGGGTATGGGGGCGACCATCCTGCTGGGCCAGTGCATGTACAACGCTCACAAGGATAATCCGAAAATCAACCGCATGATAGCTGTCAAGGGCTGTCCCCCAGCGGCCGAGGATGTACTGGCGGCACTGCACGAGGCGGGGATAGATGCCGATCCGTTCCTCTTTGAACAGATCGATACCCTGCCCGGGCTTTTCATGGCTCGCTATGATGATAAACCGGAGTTTGACGAGTCATTTTTCCGGGTCGAGGAGTAG
- a CDS encoding ferrous iron transport protein A — MKYTLLPMHQLPPGEKARVKIMNCRGKIRRRMLDLGIVHGTEIELLMRSPSGDPSAYFIRGAVIALRADVASQIMVGISM; from the coding sequence ATGAAATACACCTTGCTCCCCATGCATCAGTTACCACCTGGTGAGAAAGCCAGGGTAAAAATAATGAATTGCCGCGGAAAAATCCGCCGCCGGATGCTGGATCTGGGGATTGTCCATGGAACAGAAATAGAACTACTGATGAGAAGCCCCTCCGGTGACCCTTCGGCATACTTTATCCGGGGAGCAGTGATTGCTCTCCGCGCAGACGTAGCCTCCCAGATCATGGTAGGAATATCGATGTAA